TCTTTTCGGGCTGGCCCATTCGCTTCATGCGGCCATTGAAAACAGTGTGGTTCACGACCCATCCCTCCAATCCCTGGCGACGTTCCATGCCCAGGATTTAGCCTATTTCGCTCTTGTCGACAGGGAGGGCGTTTACCGATTCCACTCCAACCAGGAGTTGATAGGCACCCGGTTGCAAAACAGCGATACGTTGCGGCGGTTGTTTGCCGAAACCATGTCGGGAACCCGCGTGAAGCTCGCAACGGGTGAAACCGCGTACGAGTTGTACGGCCACATCCATACGCCCCGTGAGACCCTGGGGCTGCGTCTGGTGCTCCACACCTACCGGGCGGACGCGGTCATCAGGCATGCCCGACTGACCATGGCCGTACTGTTCGCCCTGGTAGCGGTCGGGTGGTTCCTGACCTTTGTCATCTATCGCTATTCCCTGCGGGAAGAGCTGCACCGGCAGGAAATGGCGCAGCGCGAAAGCCTGGCCCAAATGGGGGAAATGGGCGCCATGCTGGCCCATGAGATCCGCAACCCCCTGGCAGGGATCAAAGGGTTTGCCCAGCTCATTGAAAAAAGGCCCGACGACCCCCGGACAAAGGAATCCGCCCACCGGATCGTGGCGGAGGCCCGGCGCCTCGAGTCCCTGGTGACGGACCTGCTCGCCTTTGCCAGGAACGACGGGGGTGAGGCGGAGCCTTGTGCCCTTGCCCAACTTGTCGAACATTGCGTCGATCTGGTACGGCCAGAAGCCGAACAGGCCCGGGTCGTCCTCGTCGTGGACTGCCCCCACGATCTGGTGGTAACCGGCAAGCGGGACCGGCTCGGACAGGTGCTGCTCAATATCGTCAAAAACGGCGTGCAGGCGATGCCCGACGGGGGAGAGCTTCGCGTAACGGCGCACGCGGCCGGCCCCCAGGCAATCGTCACCATCAGCGACACCGGGCACGGCATCAGCCCGGAAAACCTTGCCAGGATATTCACACCCTTTTTTACCACCAAGGCCAGGGGCACGGGGTTGGGGCTGGCGCTCAGCAAGAAGATCATCGAAGAACACCACGGTTCGATTGCACTTGAAAGTTCAGGCCGCGGGACGGCGGTAACCATAACGCTGCCAGGGGCACGGGTAGGGGAGAAGTCATGAAAGGGCGTATTCTGCTGGTCGAGGACGATGAAACCTTCAGGAGTTTTTTGCAGACCGTTCTGGAGGACGAGGGGCATGATGTGCTCACCGCCGGCGACGGACTGTCCGGGGCCCGGTTGATAAAGGGCAAGCAGTTCGACCTGGTTATCTCGGATCTGAAGATGCCCGGCAAAAGCGGTCTTGAGCTGTTCCGGGACACCATACAGGATGCCAACCCTCCCCGGTTTATCTTTCTGACCGCGTTCGGAACGGTGGAGGAGGCGGTCGGCGCCATGAAGGATGGGGCCTTCGATTTTCTCACCAAACCGCTGGAAGACCCGGATACCCTGTTGAGGATTGTGGACCGGGCGCTTGAAGGCCTGCAACACTCGCGGGACTACCGTGCGCTCAAGGAATCCGAAACGGTTGGGTTACCGCCGGAAGAGCTCATCTTTGCGGGATCGGCCATGCAGTCGATACAAAAACTGGTCCACAACGTGGCAGGCACCACGGCCAATGTGCTTCTCTACGGCGAAAGCGGCACCGGCAAGGAGTTGGTGGCCAGGACCATCCATCTGCTCAGCCCCCGGAGCAACGGCGGGCTCGTCCCGCTCAACTGTGCGGCCATCCCGGAAAACCTGCTGGAGAGTGAGCTTTTCGGCCACGAAAAGGGGGCCTTTACGGGGGCTATCCAGGCCCGACTGGGCAAGTTCGAATTGGCCAAGGGGGGGACCATTTTTCTGGACGAAATCGGTGAAATGCCGGTGGCCCTCCAGGCCAAGCTGCTGCGGGTCCTTCAGGAACGGGTGTTCGAACGGGTCGGGGGCGGCAAGGAGATCAAGGCCGATGTGCGGGTGATTGCGGCAACCAACCGCGACCTTGCGGAAGAGGTCGCGGAGAAGCGTTTCCGCGAGGATCTCTTCTACCGTCTCAACGTCTTCCCGGTCAACCTGCCGCCGCTCCGGGAACGGCGGGATATCATCCCGTTGCTGACCGAGTACTTTATCCAGCGCTTCTGCCGTCAGGTCGGCAAGAAGCTCAAGGGCATCGAACCGGAGGCGCTCAAGGCCATGAAGGCGTATGCCTGGCCGGGCAATATCCGCGAGTTGCAGAACGTCGTGGAGCGGGCCGTCATCCTTGCCCAGGATATGGTCCGGGCTGCCAATCTCCCCGATGCTCTGGCGCGTTCACCGGAGCCGGTCGCTATTACCGGCAAGGACAAGCTGAGAATGGTGGAGCGCGATCTGATCGTCAAAGCCCTGGAACAGCATGGCGGCAACCGCCGTCTGGCTGCCGAGGAGCTACGGGTGTCGCGCCGGACCCTTCAATACAAGCTGAAGGAGTTTGGCCTGCTCGACGAAGACTAGTGTTGTGCAACATTCTTCTCACATGGTGCAATTGTCTGCACATTTTATCCTTATTTGACTTTTATGAATAAACAATAAAATTAATGATATCGCGGTATTGCTAAAGTTTTTCGTTTTGGCATACACCGTGGAATATACCTGGACAGAATCATCATATTCCACGGAGGTATCCACAAATGAAAAGGATCGGAACAATCTCAACAGTGGCGGCAAGCGCCGCTCTCATACTTGCCGTCCAGGCATTCGCTTTCGGCGGCGGGATGGGGGGCGGCCAAATGGGGGGAAGCATGGGCGGGGGGCATCAGATGTCTTCCGGCATGCAGGGGGCCGGTGGCGCGGGCATGCATCAGGGGGCGATGAATGGCACGGGGCCGCAGCATATGGCCATGAATGGAACAGGGGCTCAGGGCGGCGCCACCATGCCGTCCGGGCAGATAGGCGGGAGCGGCAACGGTATGACCGCCACGAAACCGCCCGCAGCCACAACCACCAAATAGCACGAATCGGGAGTAGTCCAGTATGACCAAAGACCGTTTTTTTTCCATCGCGACGTTGGCAATCGTTTTGAATGGCCTGCTGATCGGCTCCGCGTTTGCCGGCTTCGGCTTCGGCAGCGATGCCGTTGGGAAGAGCGGTCTGGACTTCGCCAAGGGGTACGATGTGAACACGGTGACGACCGTAACGGGTCGCGTGGTATCTTCTCCCCAGACCGGAGAAAAAGAGCACATTTTTGTGGACGTAAAGGCCGGTGGGGAGACCATCAGCCTCAATCTTGGGCCCAAGTCGTTCTGGGAGAAAAAGGAAATTCCGCTCCATCCCAACGACGATATCAGCGCCAAGGGCTCCAAGGCCCAGGGTAAGGATGGGAAAACTTATCTGATGGTGCAGAAGCTCACAAACAAGACCACCGGCTCTCAAGCAGCATTGCGAAATGATCAAGGGAGGGCCGCCTGGTCCGGGTGGAATTCGGGCGGCATGATGCAGGGCGGTGGCATGATGCGCGGCGGTGGCGGGATGATGAGACGCTGAAGTTTGCCGTCCTTGTTGCCCACGAAGCCGATTATCTTAAAGAAGGAGCTCACAATGCAACACTTGATAGGATCGGGAAGGTTTTCCTCCCTTCTTGCCGTCATGACCCTCTTCATTCTTCCGGCATGGGCTTGTGCCGACGAACCCGCATATTCCGTCGGCCTTGGCTTTGAGTTCGCGTCGGGTAAATACGGAACCGGAATCAGGACCGACTCCATATACATGCCGTTCACGGCGACGGTCTACCCGACCGAGCGACTTGATTTTTCGCTGGAAATCCCCTTTGTCTACCAGAGCAGTAGTGCGGTGGTGGCGGGGCAATACATGGGGATGCAGGGGCAGTCCACGGGCATGCAGTCGGTTGTGGCGGCAATGAATGGCATGGGGGCCTCCGGCTCGATGACTTCCGCGTCGGCGGGGAGCGTCAATAATTCCCATTCCGGGCTCGGCGACATCAAACTAAAGGCCGGATATGTCCTGTACACCGAGGAAAAGTATGTGCCGGCCATCCGCCCCAACGTCTACGTGAAAATTCCCACCGCCGACAAGAACAAATTCCTTGGGACCGGGGAGTTTGATGAAGGCTTTGCCGTGGAATTAACCAAGTGGTTCGGCAGTT
The genomic region above belongs to Oryzomonas sagensis and contains:
- a CDS encoding two-component system sensor histidine kinase NtrB, producing MLKLIRLVCGVGLSLFILWFAMNNYRDARPIAEDNLFGLAHSLHAAIENSVVHDPSLQSLATFHAQDLAYFALVDREGVYRFHSNQELIGTRLQNSDTLRRLFAETMSGTRVKLATGETAYELYGHIHTPRETLGLRLVLHTYRADAVIRHARLTMAVLFALVAVGWFLTFVIYRYSLREELHRQEMAQRESLAQMGEMGAMLAHEIRNPLAGIKGFAQLIEKRPDDPRTKESAHRIVAEARRLESLVTDLLAFARNDGGEAEPCALAQLVEHCVDLVRPEAEQARVVLVVDCPHDLVVTGKRDRLGQVLLNIVKNGVQAMPDGGELRVTAHAAGPQAIVTISDTGHGISPENLARIFTPFFTTKARGTGLGLALSKKIIEEHHGSIALESSGRGTAVTITLPGARVGEKS
- a CDS encoding sigma-54-dependent transcriptional regulator yields the protein MKGRILLVEDDETFRSFLQTVLEDEGHDVLTAGDGLSGARLIKGKQFDLVISDLKMPGKSGLELFRDTIQDANPPRFIFLTAFGTVEEAVGAMKDGAFDFLTKPLEDPDTLLRIVDRALEGLQHSRDYRALKESETVGLPPEELIFAGSAMQSIQKLVHNVAGTTANVLLYGESGTGKELVARTIHLLSPRSNGGLVPLNCAAIPENLLESELFGHEKGAFTGAIQARLGKFELAKGGTIFLDEIGEMPVALQAKLLRVLQERVFERVGGGKEIKADVRVIAATNRDLAEEVAEKRFREDLFYRLNVFPVNLPPLRERRDIIPLLTEYFIQRFCRQVGKKLKGIEPEALKAMKAYAWPGNIRELQNVVERAVILAQDMVRAANLPDALARSPEPVAITGKDKLRMVERDLIVKALEQHGGNRRLAAEELRVSRRTLQYKLKEFGLLDED
- a CDS encoding DNA-binding protein, whose translation is MTKDRFFSIATLAIVLNGLLIGSAFAGFGFGSDAVGKSGLDFAKGYDVNTVTTVTGRVVSSPQTGEKEHIFVDVKAGGETISLNLGPKSFWEKKEIPLHPNDDISAKGSKAQGKDGKTYLMVQKLTNKTTGSQAALRNDQGRAAWSGWNSGGMMQGGGMMRGGGGMMRR
- a CDS encoding transporter, with protein sequence MQHLIGSGRFSSLLAVMTLFILPAWACADEPAYSVGLGFEFASGKYGTGIRTDSIYMPFTATVYPTERLDFSLEIPFVYQSSSAVVAGQYMGMQGQSTGMQSVVAAMNGMGASGSMTSASAGSVNNSHSGLGDIKLKAGYVLYTEEKYVPAIRPNVYVKIPTADKNKFLGTGEFDEGFAVELTKWFGSWFADGEAGYVIQGKSSVIAVKNYLNYYAGAGYQLTERLRPMVLLKGTTPTVNGAASQLEARLRVKYQFAKHTGIDGYLAKGITTASPEYGMGLAVFYEF